A stretch of DNA from Erwinia aphidicola:
TATCTGCCACCGCGCGGCATGTTTGTGGTGCTGGAGCGCGACGGCGAGATTATTGCCATGGGCGCCTATAAGCCACTGGATGCGGAAACCGCCGAGCTGAAGCGTATCTGGACGCGCGGCGATCTGCGTCGCCAGGGGCTGGCGCTGAAAATCCTGCAGGAGCTGGAGCGGCTGGCACTGCAGGCTGGGTATCGTCAGGTGTATCTCACCACCGGTTTCCGCCAGCCGGAGGCGGTGCGCCTCTATCTGTCGCACGGCTATCAGCCGCAGTTTGACACCACGCGCGACCCGGAAGAGTACAGCCGCGCCCCTTACGATGGCCGCCTGCGCTTTACCAAAGCGCTGCATCAGCATGCCACAACAGGAGCCACCCATGAAATCGACTGAAACCCTGCGCGTGGTGCCCGCCCGCTATCCGCTGCGGCTGGTGGGTGCGGCGATTGCGCTGTTTATTCTGGCGGTGGTGATCCAGTCGGTGGCGTTTAATCCACGCTGGGAGTGGTCGGTGTTTGCCCACTGGTTCTTCCACCCGGCCATCCTCAGCGGGCTGGGGCAGACGCTGCTGCTGACGCTGATTGCCAGCGTACTGAGCATCGTGCTCGGCGTCGGGCTGGCGCTGGCGCGCCTCTCCCCTTCCTGGCTGCTCTCCGGGCTGGCGTTCAGCTATATCTGGCTGTTCCGTTCGCTGCCGCTGATTGTGGTGCTGATTATTCTCTATAACTTCTCTTACCTGTACGACACGCTGTCGATTGGCATTCCGTTTACCGCGCTAACGCTGGCTGAGTACCACACTATCGACGTGCTCGGCCAGTTCAGCACTGCGGTGATTGGCCTGACGCTGGTGCAGGCGGCCTACAGCGCGGAGATTATTCGCGGCGGCATTCTCGGGGTCGATCAGGGGCAGTTTGAAGCCGCTGCGGCGCTCGGCCTGCCCGCCTCACGCCGCACCTATCGCATTATCCTGCCGCAGGCGCTGCGGGCGATTATCCCGACCGGCTTCAACGAGATTATCAGCCTCGCCAAAGGCACCGCGATGGTCTACGTGCTGGCGATGCCGGAACTGTTCTACACCATTCAGATGGTCTACAACCGCACGCAGCAGGTGATCCCACTGCTGATGGTGGCGGCGGTCTGGTATCTGATTATCACCACCGTTCTGTCCGCCGTTCAGCACTATGTTGAGCGCTGGCTGGCACGCGGCGCCACGCGTGAATCCGGGTCGCGCACCGCAACCACTGCGCCGGGCGCCGCCGCCATCACCCCAATCAGGAGCTAACCATGTCTGAAGCGATTGCACTGGAAAACGTCCCGACCCTTGGCCATATCTCCATCGCCGGGGTGAGTAAAAGTTACGGCAAATTTAAAGCGCTGGACGATGTTTCACTGGAGCTGACGCCGGGTTCGGTGACGGTGATCATCGGCCCGTCCGGCTCCGGCAAGTCCACCCTGCTGCGCGCGATTAATCATCTGGAGCGCGTGGACCAGGGCTTTATCCGCATTGACGGCGACTATATTGGCTATCAGCGGCGCGGCAACCGGCTGTACGAGCTGAAGGAGAAAGCGATCCTGCGCCAGCGCACCGGCGTCGGCTACGTGTTCCAGAATTTCAATCTGTTCCCGCATATGACGGTACTGGAAAATATTATTGAAGCGCCGCTGGCTCATAAGCAGCTCAGCCGCGAGGCAGCGGAACGGCGGGCGCTGGAACTGCTGGAAGCCGTCGGGCTACGCCATAAGGCCGATGCCTGGCCGCGCCACCTTTCCGGTGGCCAGCAGCAGCGCGTAGCCATTGCCCGGGCGCTGGCGCTTAACCCGAAGGTGATCCTGTTCGATGAACCCACCTCAGCGCTGGACCCGGAGCTGGTGGGCGAAGTGCTGGACACCATTAAAAAGCTGGCGCGCTCCGGCACCACGCTGGTGGTGGTGACCCACGAGATTGGTTTTGCCCGCGAGGTGGCGGACCAGGTGGTGTTTATGGTGGAAGGAAAGATTGTCGAACAGGGCAGTGCACGGCAGGTGCTGAACCAGCCGCAGCACCCACGCACCCGGCGTTTTCTGGCGAAAGTATTGTAGGACCTGCGGCACGGGGCGAACACGTTGTTTTGTAGGGGTTGACCTTCTTTTTCGGTCAACCCGTTGCGGTACCAGTGCGTTTCACCGCGTCGAGGGCGACCGAAAAAAATGGTCTTCATTGCGGCCGGTGCAAACCTGCAGCACGGGGCGACCGAAAAAAATGGTCGCCCCCTACGGGGGGGAACCCGCTGCGGTATCGGTATCGGTATCGGTGCGTTTTACCGCGTCGAGCGTGGCGGCATCGCGCTCAATGCCGGTCAGCTCGCTCAGCACGCCGTCACGCATCTCCAGCAGGCGGTCGGCATGCAGGAAGTAGTGGTCATCATGGCTGATGGCAAACACCGTTTTCCCCATCTCCTTTAACCACGGCAGCAGCTCGCGATAGAAAATGCGGCGGAAGTGCGGGTCCTGATCCGCCGCCCATTCGTCCAGCAGCAGAATGTCACGCTGTTCGGCGGTTGCCAGCAGCAGCGCCAGGCGCTTAGTCTGCCCCTTCGACAGCTTGAGGTTCAGCACCCGGTTGCCCTCCAGCTTGATCTTGTCCTGCATCTTCAGGCGTTCCAGCCAGCTCTGCACCAGCGCCGGATCGATCGCCTTACCCTGGTCATCAATCAGCCGATCAAACAGATGCACGTCGGTAAACACCGCCGAGAACATGCGGCGGTAGCTGTCCATCGCCGCGCTATCAATCACCTTGCCATCCAGCAGGATCTCACCGGAAACCGGCTGATACAGCCCGGTCAGCAGCATCGCCAGCGTTGACTTACCGCTGCCGTTGCCGCCAATCAGGAACACCAGCTCGCCACGCTTCAGCGTCATGTTCACCGGGCCAACGGCAAAACCGTGGTCGCCGTAGTGGAACATCAGATTGCGCAGCTCCAGCGTCTGCCAGCTTTTTGCCGCCGGCAGCTGCGGGAACTCCGCCTGATACGGCGCCAGATTAAACCTGTTCAGCTTGTCAAATGCCACCTGCGCGGTGAGTAACGTCGGCAGCGCGCCAACTGCTGACAGCATGGGCGTGCGCAGGAACAGCAGCGTCAGAGAGTAGGTTGCCGCCACGGCGGTATCGGCCCAGCCCAGGCTGTTGGCGAGGTAAAACGCCAGCCCGATGGCGCCGAGCATCATAATATTCGACCAGTTCACCGCGCTGAGGTGATAGGTATCGGCACGCACGATGTGATGACGGTAGGTTTTGGCATCCACGCTGTAGACCTCGTCGAAGATCTGCTGCGCGCGCTGACGGTTGAGCGCCAGCTCTTTACGCCCTTCAATAATGGTCTGGAAGTCAGCGTACAGGTTATCTTCGGTATCACGCAGGATTGCCATATGGCGGTAAACCCGCGCCACCAGCAGCCAGCCGCCGATGATGGTGATCGCCACCCAGACGGCGGTCACCACCAGCATTTTCGGCGACAGCCAGGCCAGGTAGGCCGCAGAGCCGACGGTCAGGATAATCCCCTGGATTAACTCCGGCAGGCGCACAAAAGCGATAGTAATATTGCGCACGTCGCTGGTCAGCCCGGCCAGCAGCTGTGCGCTGCCGATCTGCTCAATGCGCTCTACGCGGGTGTCGAGGATGCGTTTGATAAACTCGCCGCGCAGGCGGTAGACAAAGTGGTGGCCGAGCAGCGTCAGCGCCAGCTGCGAGCCAAGCGTTACCGCCATCAGCAGCAGCAGCAGGCCGAGAAGCTGTGGCAGCACCATCAGCGAGGAATTTAAGGTGACGATCAGCTCGCGGTTAATAAACGCGATTAGCCCGATCCCCAGCGCGGCGCTGAGCAGGCTGAGCACAATCACCAGAATAAACGGCCAGCGGTACTGCTTGTAAACGACGTGAAGCAACTCCATGAAAACATCCCGGCAGGTAAAAAAGCAGCTTGCAGTTTAATGAGAAGCAAGACGATATCAATAACAATTCTCATTCGGGAGAGTGCCGCGGGGGAAATTAGCGGGCGCGGCGGAAGGTGAGATTAAAGCGGAACGCCCCGGCCAGCGGATGAATGCCCGGCTTAAGCGGCAAAATGCCGTGATAGCGCAGGCGCGACGGACCGCCCCACACCACCACATCGCCATGCTCCAGCAGCACGCGCTGGCAGGCATCACCGCGTTCGAAGCCGCCGAACAGAAATATCGCCGGTAACCCCAGCGAGACAGAAACAATCGGCTGGCGCAGGTCGCGCTCGTCTTTATCCTGATGCAGCGTCAGTTTCGCCCCCGGCTGGTAGCGGTTGAGCAGGCAGGCATCGGGATTGAAGCCGTTAAACCCCGCCTCGCGCGCGCAGGTCACCGCCAGCTGGCGAAACAGCGGCGGCATCGCGGGCCAGCGCTGCCCGCTCAGATTATCCTGCTCGCTGTACTGATAGCCGCGTGAATCGGTGGTCCAGCCGGAATCACCGCAGTTGGTCATCGCCACCGACATGCGGTGGCCGCCGGGCGTGATGCGGTGACGAAACGGGTTCTCTGCCGCGACCTGCTCCACCAGCGTCATCAGTTCTTCTGAACGTGCGCGGGCGCGACGGCGCAGGATCACCGCCCCTTCTGCCAGCGGCTCCTGCCACGGGCTATCTTCGGCAAACAGATCGAGCATCGGCTCTCCTTAATCAGTGCGTGGAGGACGGGGTAAGAAAGGCAGCAAACTGCGGCGACATCCAGCTCTCAAAGCGATCCCCCTGCTTGTAGATCAGATACACCGCCAGTTTATCACGCAGCGCCAGCGCTTTCGCGCGCTCGGTACCCAGCACCATCAGCCCGGTATCCCAGCCATCGGCCTCCAGCGCGGTTGTGGCGATCACCGTGGCAGAAACCAGCTTGTGCTGAATCGGCTGCCCGGTTGCCGGGTCAATGACGTGCGAGATGCGCTTACCGTCCAGTTCATAATAGTTGCGATAGCTGCCGGAGGTGCTGATGCCGTGGCCCTGTAAATCGACAATTGCCTGCACCGCATTCTCTTTATCGGTCGGTTTCTGGATCGCCACCTGCCAGGCATTGCCCTGCGCGTTTTTCCCGCGCGTCAGCACTGCCCCGCCGACCGATACCAGATAGTTGTTGATCCCTTCCCGCTCCATCAGGCGCGCCAGGTGATCGGTGGCGAAGCCTTCGCCGACGGTAGAGAGATCAACATACAGCCCGGGCAGATCTTTTTGCAGCCAGGCCTGCCCGGCGCGGTTGATCACCTGCAAGTGCTGCAGGCCAGTCAGCGCGCGT
This window harbors:
- a CDS encoding GNAT family N-acetyltransferase, yielding MSHEQFRQLSPEAPELEPIIDGLFGEYSARYGDFFARDAEVELTEWYLPPRGMFVVLERDGEIIAMGAYKPLDAETAELKRIWTRGDLRRQGLALKILQELERLALQAGYRQVYLTTGFRQPEAVRLYLSHGYQPQFDTTRDPEEYSRAPYDGRLRFTKALHQHATTGATHEID
- a CDS encoding amino acid ABC transporter permease, with the protein product MKSTETLRVVPARYPLRLVGAAIALFILAVVIQSVAFNPRWEWSVFAHWFFHPAILSGLGQTLLLTLIASVLSIVLGVGLALARLSPSWLLSGLAFSYIWLFRSLPLIVVLIILYNFSYLYDTLSIGIPFTALTLAEYHTIDVLGQFSTAVIGLTLVQAAYSAEIIRGGILGVDQGQFEAAAALGLPASRRTYRIILPQALRAIIPTGFNEIISLAKGTAMVYVLAMPELFYTIQMVYNRTQQVIPLLMVAAVWYLIITTVLSAVQHYVERWLARGATRESGSRTATTAPGAAAITPIRS
- a CDS encoding amino acid ABC transporter ATP-binding protein, which produces MSEAIALENVPTLGHISIAGVSKSYGKFKALDDVSLELTPGSVTVIIGPSGSGKSTLLRAINHLERVDQGFIRIDGDYIGYQRRGNRLYELKEKAILRQRTGVGYVFQNFNLFPHMTVLENIIEAPLAHKQLSREAAERRALELLEAVGLRHKADAWPRHLSGGQQQRVAIARALALNPKVILFDEPTSALDPELVGEVLDTIKKLARSGTTLVVVTHEIGFAREVADQVVFMVEGKIVEQGSARQVLNQPQHPRTRRFLAKVL
- a CDS encoding multidrug ABC transporter permease/ATP-binding protein is translated as MELLHVVYKQYRWPFILVIVLSLLSAALGIGLIAFINRELIVTLNSSLMVLPQLLGLLLLLMAVTLGSQLALTLLGHHFVYRLRGEFIKRILDTRVERIEQIGSAQLLAGLTSDVRNITIAFVRLPELIQGIILTVGSAAYLAWLSPKMLVVTAVWVAITIIGGWLLVARVYRHMAILRDTEDNLYADFQTIIEGRKELALNRQRAQQIFDEVYSVDAKTYRHHIVRADTYHLSAVNWSNIMMLGAIGLAFYLANSLGWADTAVAATYSLTLLFLRTPMLSAVGALPTLLTAQVAFDKLNRFNLAPYQAEFPQLPAAKSWQTLELRNLMFHYGDHGFAVGPVNMTLKRGELVFLIGGNGSGKSTLAMLLTGLYQPVSGEILLDGKVIDSAAMDSYRRMFSAVFTDVHLFDRLIDDQGKAIDPALVQSWLERLKMQDKIKLEGNRVLNLKLSKGQTKRLALLLATAEQRDILLLDEWAADQDPHFRRIFYRELLPWLKEMGKTVFAISHDDHYFLHADRLLEMRDGVLSELTGIERDAATLDAVKRTDTDTDTAAGSPP
- the alkB gene encoding DNA oxidative demethylase AlkB → MLDLFAEDSPWQEPLAEGAVILRRRARARSEELMTLVEQVAAENPFRHRITPGGHRMSVAMTNCGDSGWTTDSRGYQYSEQDNLSGQRWPAMPPLFRQLAVTCAREAGFNGFNPDACLLNRYQPGAKLTLHQDKDERDLRQPIVSVSLGLPAIFLFGGFERGDACQRVLLEHGDVVVWGGPSRLRYHGILPLKPGIHPLAGAFRFNLTFRRAR
- the apbE gene encoding FAD:protein FMN transferase ApbE, translated to MKSNWRCFLSFMVVCLLAACDAPQPSKGPDGMVLEGRTMGTFWRVSLAGVAADRRAALQTAVQQQLDNDDHELSTWKNDSVLSRFNHYRGTDPQPVSNNMADIVTLSLRIGQQTQGAMDITVGPLVNLWGFGPDKQPVKTPDAQQIAAARALTGLQHLQVINRAGQAWLQKDLPGLYVDLSTVGEGFATDHLARLMEREGINNYLVSVGGAVLTRGKNAQGNAWQVAIQKPTDKENAVQAIVDLQGHGISTSGSYRNYYELDGKRISHVIDPATGQPIQHKLVSATVIATTALEADGWDTGLMVLGTERAKALALRDKLAVYLIYKQGDRFESWMSPQFAAFLTPSSTH